A single region of the Actinomycetota bacterium genome encodes:
- a CDS encoding VOC family protein produces MIPVRRLNHAVLYVRDVERSAAFYAEAFGFETVTVEAGGRAVFLRARGTANHHDLGLFEVGGDAPSPPRGSVGLYHLAWEVADIEDLAAARDDLARLGALAGQSDHGASKSVYGRDPDGNEFEIMWLVPREEWGELERQAPVAPLDLERELARYGTRSGT; encoded by the coding sequence ATGATCCCCGTCCGGCGCCTCAACCACGCGGTGCTCTACGTCCGCGACGTGGAACGGTCGGCGGCGTTCTACGCGGAGGCGTTCGGATTCGAGACGGTCACGGTCGAGGCGGGGGGACGGGCGGTGTTCCTCCGCGCCCGCGGCACCGCCAACCATCACGACCTGGGGCTGTTCGAGGTCGGCGGCGACGCTCCGTCTCCACCCCGCGGGTCGGTCGGCCTGTACCACCTGGCGTGGGAGGTCGCCGACATCGAGGACCTCGCCGCCGCCCGTGACGACCTTGCCCGGCTCGGGGCGCTCGCCGGACAGAGCGACCACGGGGCGTCCAAGTCGGTGTACGGGCGCGACCCTGACGGCAACGAGTTCGAGATCATGTGGCTGGTTCCGCGGGAGGAGTGGGGGGAACTCGAGCGTCAGGCGCCGGTCGCGCCGCTGGACCTGGAACGTGAGCTGGCCCGGTACGGCACGAGGAGTGGAACGTGA
- a CDS encoding pirin family protein yields the protein MIRIRRDQEIHSEDGGWFHARWHFSFSDYRDPDNNGLGPLRVFNDDRLEPGAVWPLHPHKDVEGITYVVEGLFRHEDSLGNDGVLEPGAVQRMTLGSGAFHSEQNASEDEPMRFIQLWILPNEGGLPPENEQRQYTQDDRTDRLLKVLGPEGGDVVKVHQDAAMYVARLTPGKQVAHKFQDDRGGYVYLLSGEASFDGEEVTTGDAAYVIDEDELVINARDTSELILVDVPLDYEPVGVWAR from the coding sequence GTGATCCGCATCCGCCGTGATCAGGAGATCCACAGCGAGGACGGCGGGTGGTTCCACGCCCGCTGGCACTTCTCGTTCAGCGACTACCGCGACCCGGACAACAACGGCCTCGGACCGCTGCGCGTCTTCAACGACGACCGTCTGGAGCCAGGCGCGGTGTGGCCGCTGCATCCGCACAAGGACGTGGAGGGGATCACCTACGTCGTCGAGGGGCTGTTCCGCCACGAGGACAGCCTCGGCAACGACGGCGTGCTCGAGCCTGGCGCCGTCCAGCGCATGACGCTGGGATCGGGCGCGTTCCACTCAGAGCAGAACGCCTCCGAGGACGAACCGATGCGGTTCATCCAGCTGTGGATCCTGCCCAACGAGGGCGGGTTGCCGCCCGAGAACGAGCAACGCCAGTACACCCAGGACGACCGCACGGATCGGCTGCTCAAGGTCCTGGGCCCCGAGGGCGGTGACGTCGTGAAGGTCCACCAGGACGCCGCCATGTACGTCGCTCGCCTGACGCCGGGCAAGCAGGTGGCCCACAAGTTCCAGGACGACCGCGGCGGGTACGTCTACCTGCTCTCCGGTGAGGCCTCGTTCGACGGGGAAGAGGTCACCACGGGCGACGCGGCCTACGTCATCGACGAGGACGAGCTCGTCATCAACGCTCGAGACACCAGCGAGCTGATCCTGGTCGACGTGCCGTTGGACTACGAACCCGTCGGTGTCTGGGCGCGATGA
- a CDS encoding DUF3566 domain-containing protein translates to MARRKMTVRRIDPWSVLKFGAIVNACILVIALLGFGLVWFLIRQLGIIEQACQLATDVGFEECGINGGNLFRMLLLLGILGVIIATGLMVLFTFLYNLIADLIGGIELSVSVPGGMGETVTSRSAPESPPGWQHAGQQPSLWQQGAASHSSSTAGDTQRSTAAAGTSSGGGGSTSSGSASMRTRAPATRTGSPSRDQQPIGALGDTTPGAWPLERVSGGGSGGDTSDDSAAPGGSESDDDGGDSRRSDESIFGGRGGGS, encoded by the coding sequence GTGGCCCGGCGGAAGATGACCGTGCGGCGGATCGACCCATGGTCGGTGCTGAAGTTCGGCGCGATCGTCAACGCGTGCATCCTGGTGATCGCCCTTCTCGGGTTCGGGTTGGTGTGGTTCCTCATCCGTCAGCTCGGGATCATCGAGCAGGCCTGTCAGCTCGCGACGGACGTCGGCTTCGAAGAGTGCGGCATCAATGGCGGGAACCTGTTCCGCATGCTGCTGCTGCTGGGGATCCTCGGTGTGATCATCGCAACCGGCCTGATGGTGCTGTTCACGTTCCTCTACAACCTCATCGCCGACCTGATCGGCGGGATCGAGCTATCCGTCTCCGTCCCGGGTGGGATGGGGGAGACGGTGACGTCACGTTCGGCTCCCGAGTCGCCGCCCGGCTGGCAGCATGCTGGCCAGCAACCGTCGCTGTGGCAGCAGGGGGCGGCCAGCCACTCATCGAGCACGGCCGGAGACACTCAGCGTTCCACCGCCGCGGCAGGTACGTCGTCTGGCGGTGGCGGCAGCACGTCGTCTGGCTCCGCCTCGATGCGAACGCGGGCACCGGCGACGAGGACAGGATCACCGAGCCGCGATCAGCAACCGATCGGTGCGCTGGGTGACACAACACCCGGGGCTTGGCCGTTGGAACGTGTGTCTGGCGGCGGATCCGGCGGGGACACCTCCGACGACTCGGCCGCGCCTGGCGGCTCGGAGTCCGACGACGACGGCGGCGACTCCCGCCGCAGCGACGAGTCGATATTCGGCGGCCGCGGTGGCGGCAGCTGA
- a CDS encoding HAMP domain-containing histidine kinase, producing the protein MGEDVGSIGVRRLYEAITVVANEALDIAEALHRGLSHVCGAMGWPVGHAMLVAGDRLTPTEIWFLEDPDEFSVFREVTGTVTFELSEQHGPLRATATRREPTWLVDVTAERGFQRARLADDLGVRGAMIIPVLVGDESVAVLEFYSRDPVEPDRDVLEVMRYVGVQLGRVFERQRVKDAEGRTLDAERRYLRIAAHEMTAPLATASGYLQFLLNTDHISDEERERVLRAVRGALETLQRITTNFLIDARLHAGSIRAHTEATSVAKVVRDAVSDVPTVTTAVQVRCPDGLLVQADGFLLRQAIVNLLTNAERYGEPPVTVACRRLDGLVEMVVSDQGPGVEHEFVPRLFERFTRASDIGQGTGLGLEIVAGLVALQGGRVRYEPNRPRGASFIITLPHAPPPDPTDGDGFARPDSTAP; encoded by the coding sequence GTGGGGGAGGATGTGGGCTCGATCGGTGTGCGGCGGCTGTACGAAGCCATCACCGTAGTAGCCAACGAGGCGCTCGATATCGCGGAGGCTCTCCACCGGGGACTCAGCCACGTGTGTGGCGCCATGGGTTGGCCCGTGGGTCACGCCATGCTGGTCGCAGGCGATCGTCTGACGCCGACGGAGATCTGGTTCCTCGAGGATCCCGATGAGTTCTCGGTGTTCCGGGAGGTGACGGGAACGGTGACCTTCGAGCTCAGCGAGCAGCACGGCCCCTTACGGGCGACCGCAACTCGCCGCGAACCGACCTGGCTCGTCGATGTCACGGCGGAGCGCGGCTTCCAGCGCGCGCGCCTGGCCGACGACCTCGGTGTGCGCGGCGCCATGATCATCCCGGTGCTCGTGGGGGACGAGAGCGTCGCCGTCCTCGAGTTCTACTCACGCGACCCGGTCGAACCCGACCGCGACGTCCTGGAGGTCATGCGTTACGTCGGCGTCCAGCTCGGACGAGTGTTCGAGAGACAGCGGGTCAAGGACGCTGAAGGGCGCACGCTCGACGCCGAGCGGCGCTACCTGCGCATCGCCGCCCACGAGATGACCGCCCCGCTGGCAACGGCATCGGGCTACCTGCAGTTCCTGCTCAACACCGACCACATCAGCGACGAAGAAAGAGAGCGGGTGCTGCGCGCCGTCCGAGGCGCCTTGGAGACGCTGCAGCGGATCACGACGAACTTCCTGATCGACGCGCGTCTCCACGCGGGCAGCATCCGCGCGCACACGGAGGCCACGAGCGTGGCCAAGGTGGTCCGCGATGCGGTTTCGGATGTGCCGACCGTCACCACAGCTGTCCAGGTGCGCTGCCCGGACGGCCTCCTGGTCCAAGCCGACGGGTTCCTGCTGCGTCAGGCCATCGTCAACTTGCTCACCAACGCCGAACGCTACGGCGAGCCTCCTGTCACGGTCGCCTGCCGGCGTCTCGACGGACTGGTCGAGATGGTCGTCAGTGATCAGGGTCCAGGCGTCGAGCATGAGTTCGTGCCTCGACTGTTCGAACGGTTCACGAGGGCGTCAGACATCGGCCAGGGCACTGGACTGGGCCTGGAGATCGTCGCGGGCCTCGTGGCGCTCCAAGGTGGACGCGTGCGGTACGAGCCCAACCGGCCACGCGGAGCCTCGTTCATCATCACACTGCCCCACGCCCCTCCGCCAGACCCGACCGACGGGGACGGGTTCGCCCGACCCGACAGCACCGCACCGTGA